Proteins encoded by one window of Paenibacillus sp. DCT19:
- a CDS encoding 5-formyltetrahydrofolate cyclo-ligase → MQDRMEHKSELRSRLKQSRDLLDESLRLHAMGDISLVVKRELQRLRLDKPKLTIFSYLSYRSEATTAFLFEDGWKHGDVMLAPKVLANPTRMELRRVAGEQDIESGVWGIPEPKDSCEVLQPENWPYIDLVIVPGLGFDRQGGRIGYGGGYYDRFAETLAVQCSQAGQRPQMAALVLPGQLQDEIPMEPRDLRLDLLMTTEGVLHINKGL, encoded by the coding sequence ATGCAGGATCGGATGGAACACAAGAGCGAGCTTCGTTCTCGGCTGAAGCAAAGTCGGGATCTGCTGGATGAATCGCTTCGTCTCCATGCGATGGGGGACATAAGCCTTGTGGTGAAGCGGGAGCTACAGCGATTGAGGCTGGACAAGCCAAAGTTAACGATCTTTAGCTATTTGTCCTATCGCAGCGAAGCAACGACAGCGTTTTTGTTTGAAGATGGCTGGAAGCATGGGGATGTGATGCTAGCTCCCAAAGTGCTGGCGAACCCCACTCGGATGGAACTGAGGAGGGTGGCTGGAGAACAGGATATTGAATCAGGAGTATGGGGCATACCCGAACCTAAAGATTCCTGTGAAGTATTGCAGCCGGAGAATTGGCCGTATATCGATCTTGTCATTGTGCCTGGTCTGGGGTTTGATCGTCAGGGTGGCCGGATTGGTTATGGTGGCGGTTATTATGACCGTTTTGCCGAGACGTTGGCAGTCCAATGTTCCCAAGCGGGTCAAAGACCACAGATGGCAGCACTTGTGTTACCAGGGCAATTGCAGGACGAGATTCCGATGGAACCACGCGATCTGCGACTGGATCTGTTGATGACGACCGAAGGTGTACTACATATCAATAAAGGGTTGTGA
- a CDS encoding ABC-F family ATP-binding cassette domain-containing protein — protein MLLQVSGIIKRYGVDPILDGVNLQILERERIGLVGVNGAGKSTLLKIIAGEMSYDGGQIFKSKETTLGYLAQNSGLHSDRNIWEEMMNVFAHLTQAEAELRQMEQDIADPAFMEDEKKYVELLERYAKRSDWFKDHGGYEMETRIRSVLHGMGFGEFAADTPIATLSGGQKTRLALARILLQAPDLLMLDEPTNYLDIPTLTWLEDYLRGYSGALLVVSHDRYFLDRLVTTIVEIERHRSRKYTGNYSRYMELKAAEYETQMKQYEKQQDEISKMEEFVQKNIVRASTTKRAQSRRKALDKMERLDKPMGDLKKAHFSFETAVMSGKEVLRVDQLSVAYEEGSPLFRNVSFDLRRGETVALIGPNGIGKSTMLKCLTGSLRPAAGDIQWGTKVQIGYYDQEQTGLTPTNTVLEELWGAYPGMEEARIRTVLGNFLFSGDDVLKKISSLSGGEKARVSLSKLMLKEANMLILDEPTNHLDLFAKEVLEAALMDYEGTLLFISHDRYFLNKMAERIVELHPGGTEHYLGNYDDYVEKKQELEDIAREAAEAKAASAKLSPKAGTAPSSTEKSGAASFEADKQAKREERNRQRRQETLELKIAELEDEITGLEAQMALPEVYQDYMKLQELQAKSEELKQQVATAYEEWEALALE, from the coding sequence ATGTTATTACAAGTATCCGGAATTATTAAACGATATGGTGTCGATCCAATTTTGGACGGCGTAAACTTACAAATATTAGAACGTGAACGAATTGGTCTCGTCGGTGTAAACGGCGCAGGCAAATCAACGTTGCTCAAAATTATTGCGGGTGAGATGTCCTATGATGGCGGGCAAATTTTCAAATCAAAAGAAACAACGCTTGGTTATCTCGCCCAAAATAGTGGACTGCATTCCGATCGCAACATCTGGGAAGAGATGATGAACGTCTTCGCCCATCTAACCCAAGCTGAGGCTGAATTAAGACAGATGGAGCAAGATATCGCCGACCCTGCCTTCATGGAGGATGAGAAAAAATATGTGGAGCTGCTGGAACGTTATGCAAAGCGCTCCGATTGGTTCAAGGATCATGGCGGTTATGAGATGGAGACTCGCATTCGAAGCGTACTGCACGGGATGGGTTTTGGCGAATTCGCCGCAGACACGCCGATTGCTACGCTGAGCGGTGGGCAAAAAACACGACTTGCTCTTGCTCGTATTTTGTTACAAGCACCTGACCTTCTCATGCTGGATGAACCGACGAACTATCTCGACATTCCTACCCTAACTTGGCTGGAGGATTACCTTCGAGGGTATTCAGGCGCGTTGCTGGTCGTATCCCACGACCGTTACTTCCTCGACCGACTGGTTACAACCATCGTCGAAATCGAACGGCACCGTTCCAGAAAATACACAGGTAACTACAGTCGATATATGGAGCTCAAAGCGGCTGAGTATGAAACACAGATGAAGCAATATGAGAAACAGCAAGATGAAATATCCAAGATGGAAGAATTCGTACAGAAAAACATTGTTCGTGCTTCAACAACCAAGCGCGCACAGAGTCGGCGCAAAGCGCTCGACAAAATGGAACGTCTCGACAAACCGATGGGCGATCTGAAGAAGGCTCACTTTTCTTTTGAAACAGCCGTCATGTCGGGCAAGGAAGTTCTTCGAGTGGATCAATTGTCTGTTGCTTATGAAGAGGGTTCGCCCCTATTCCGCAATGTTTCCTTCGACTTGCGACGGGGAGAGACCGTTGCCCTGATTGGGCCTAACGGGATTGGTAAATCTACCATGCTCAAATGCCTAACAGGAAGCTTGCGCCCGGCAGCCGGAGATATTCAATGGGGAACCAAGGTGCAGATCGGCTATTATGATCAGGAGCAAACAGGCTTAACTCCTACCAACACCGTGTTGGAAGAACTATGGGGTGCTTATCCTGGCATGGAGGAAGCTCGTATTCGTACGGTTCTGGGCAACTTCTTGTTCAGCGGTGACGATGTGCTCAAAAAAATCTCCTCGCTCAGCGGCGGGGAAAAGGCGCGTGTTTCCCTTTCTAAGCTCATGCTTAAGGAAGCCAATATGCTGATTCTGGACGAGCCTACGAACCATTTGGATCTATTCGCCAAAGAAGTGCTCGAAGCCGCCCTCATGGACTACGAAGGTACGTTGCTGTTCATCTCCCATGACCGTTATTTCCTCAATAAAATGGCGGAGCGAATCGTTGAATTGCATCCAGGTGGAACGGAGCATTACCTCGGCAATTACGATGATTATGTAGAGAAAAAACAGGAGCTGGAAGATATCGCGCGTGAAGCCGCTGAAGCCAAGGCAGCTTCTGCCAAACTCTCGCCTAAAGCGGGCACTGCTCCCTCATCAACGGAGAAATCAGGCGCTGCATCCTTTGAAGCGGATAAACAAGCGAAGCGGGAAGAACGCAATCGACAACGCAGACAAGAAACGCTAGAGTTGAAAATTGCGGAGCTTGAGGATGAGATTACAGGGCTTGAGGCACAGATGGCTCTACCTGAAGTTTATCAGGATTACATGAAGCTACAGGAGCTTCAGGCCAAGTCCGAGGAGCTTAAACAGCAAGTGGCGACAGCTTATGAAGAATGGGAAGCACTCGCTTTGGAATAG